One Dioscorea cayenensis subsp. rotundata cultivar TDr96_F1 chromosome 15, TDr96_F1_v2_PseudoChromosome.rev07_lg8_w22 25.fasta, whole genome shotgun sequence genomic region harbors:
- the LOC120278153 gene encoding dof zinc finger protein DOF5.7-like, with translation MLLSNSTNNSGCPNANMEKNAKEHTSSMAALKCPRCNSSNTKFCYYNNYSLSQPRHFCKACKRYWTRGGTLRNVPIGGGCRKNKRLKKPTTSITTHPSSSSTSSALLSCHPPPPPPPPPPPSAPQPQLDGFNLGYPSNAPTNHDQQQHLFDPLLGSSLSTATAASLFAFKH, from the exons ATGCTTCTTTCTAACAGCACCAACAACAGTGGTTGTCCCAATGCAAATATGGAGAAGAATGCAAAAGAACACACATCATCCATGGCGGCGCTCAAATGTCCTCGTTGCAACTCTTCAAACACCAAGTTCTGTTATTATAACAACTATAGTCTTTCTCAGCCTCGCCACTTTTGCAAAGCTTGTAAGCGTTACTGGACTCGTGGTGGCACTCTCCGCAACGTTCCCATCGGCGGTGGCTGTCGTAAGAACAAGCGTCTCAAGAAACCTACTACTAGTATTACTACTCAtccttcatcatcatctacTTCTTCGGCTCTTCTTTCTTGTCaccctcctcctccaccaccaccaccacctcctccatCTGCTCCACAA CCTCAACTGGATGGGTTCAATCTTGGATACCCTTCGAATGCTCCCACCAATCATGATCAGCAACAACACCTCTTTGATCCTCTTCTTGGATCCTCTTTGTCCACTGCTACAGCTGCTTCTCTTTTTGCTTTCAAGCATtaa
- the LOC120277236 gene encoding LOW QUALITY PROTEIN: pentatricopeptide repeat-containing protein At5g66520-like (The sequence of the model RefSeq protein was modified relative to this genomic sequence to represent the inferred CDS: deleted 2 bases in 2 codons) has translation MVHAQAIKFGWSSLVSVQNFLVHMYASCGDIGLAELAFNGIEECDDASVNMMLGGFLKCGCFEDARQLFDEMSERDGITWSVMINGLVQRSRFKEGLEFFRRMLEEKVEPNESVLVNVLNACAHLGAMEQGMWVERYLKGKSIRLSVRVGTALVDMYLKCGCVEKAYEIFARMEEKNVLAWTAMIGGLAINGRGKEALQLFSQMEMEGVSPNDVTFVGVLNACSHAGLVDDGVKYFSSMTEAYGIEPNVQHYCCLVDLYGRCGMLDQAEEVIRKMPMKPNSAVWGALFNSCRIHGTSLLGEVVGKKLIELESNNSGRYVLLSNIYAANGRWEDVAELRRVMKERGVTKLPGSSFIDLKGHVYEFIAGDNVHPQSKEIYVMLSEMMKKLMLAGYKANTDQALLGIDEEEKETAVSYHSEKLALAFGLINTEPGTTIRITKNLRVCSDCHTATKMLSKIYDRVFVVRDRGRFHHFKDGICSCNDFW, from the exons ATGGTCCATGCGCAAGCTATCAAATTTGGATGGAGCTCGCTTGTTTCCGTGCAGAATTTCTTGGTTCATATGTATGCTTCTTGCGGTGATATTGGTTTGGCGGAGCTTGCTTTCAATGGGATTGAAGAATGCGATGATGCTTCAGTGAATATGATGCTTGGTGGTTTCTTGAAGTGTGGGTGCTTTGAGGATGCACGGCaactgtttgatgaaatgtcTGAAAGAGATGGTATTACTTGGAGTGTGATGATTAATGGTTTAGTGCAGAGAAGCCGATTCAAAGAAGGATTGGAGTTTTTCCGGAGGATGTTGGAGGAGAAGGTGGAGCCGAATGAGAGTGTGCTTGTGAATGTCCTCAATGCTTGCGCGCATTTGGGAGCCATGGAACAGGGGATGTGGGTAGAGAGATATCTGAAAGGCAAGAGTATTAGGCTCTCTGTTAGGGTAGGCACTGCACTTGTGGATATGTATCTCAAGTGTGGTTGTGTGGAGAAAGCTTATGAGATTTTTGCGAGGATGGAGGAGAAGAATGTGTTGGCTTGGACTGCGATGATTGGAGGGCTTGCGATCAATGGACGTGGCAAGGAGGCATTGCAGTTGTTCTCACAGATGGAGATGGAGGGAGTATCTCCAAATGATGTGACTTTCGTCGGTGTTTTGAATGCGTGCAGTCACGCCGGGCTGGTGGATGATGGCGTGAAGTATTTTAGTTCAATGACAGAGGCTTAT GGGATCGAACCGAATGTTCAGCATTATTGTTGTCTGGTTGATCTTTATGGTAGATGTGGAATGCTAGATCAAGCAGAGGAGGTCATCAGGAAGATGCCTATGAAGCCCAATAGTGCTGTTTGGGGAGCACTTTTTAATTCTTGCAGAATCCATGGGAC TAGCTTATTAGGTGAAGTGGTAGGGAAGAAGCTTATTGAGCTTGAGTCAAATAACAGTGGGCGATACGTACTCTTGTCGAACATATATGCTGCAAATGGAAGGTGGGAAGATGTAGCAGAGTTGAGGCGAGTGATGAAGGAGCGAGGTGTGACTAAATTGCCGGGCAGTAGCTTTATAGACTTGAAAGGTCATGTTTATGAGTTCATCGCAGGTGATAATGTTCATCCACAAAGCAAAGAGATCTATGTGATGCTCAGTGAGATGATGAAGAAGCTCATGCTAGCAGGATACAAAGCTAATACTGATCAAGCATTGCTTGGTATAgatgaggaggagaaggagactGCTGTGAGCTACCACAGTGAGAAATTAGCTCTTGCTTTTGGGTTGATTAATACTGAACCTGGGACTACCATCCGAATCACAAAGAACCTTCGTGTTTGCAGCGATTGTCACACAGCAACGAAGATGTTATCTAAAATTTATGATAGAGTGTTTGTTGTGAGGGATAGAGGCCGTTTCCATCATTTTAAGGATGGTATTTGTTCCTGCAATGACTTTTGGTGA
- the LOC120276819 gene encoding uncharacterized protein LOC120276819, which produces MVMDSWSSINEPRHLPRQMLDQSVLPSNVFPMHDPTFESHGLSPPMTLSACLADMQQQERQRLQLVQLEHEKKANRRSRSRPASSSTRHQGSNSSGSLMSTATSRLRHKNKIFHPNSTTPEPETCDSEGAEDK; this is translated from the exons ATGGTTATGGATAGCTGGAGTAGCATTAATGAGCCAAGACATCTTCCTAGGCAAATGCTAGATCAATCTGTACTTCCTAGCAATGTGTTTCCAATGCATGATCCTACATTTGAGTCTCATGGTCTGAGCCCTCCCATGACCTTGAGTGCATGCTTGGCTGATATGCAACAACAGGAGAGACAAAGGCTGCAACTAGTTCAGCTTGAGCATGAGAAGAAAGCCAACAGGCGCTCTAGAAGCCGGCCTGCTTCATCCTCCACCCGTCATCAGGGAAGCAATTCAAGTGGATCTCTAATGAGTACTGCAACTTCCAGGCTCCGTCAcaagaacaaaatatttcatCCAAACTCCACCACACCTG AACCTGAAACTTGTGATTCAGAAGGTGCTGAAGATAAGTGA
- the LOC120277492 gene encoding glucan endo-1,3-beta-glucosidase 1-like isoform X2 has translation MALPLPLPLPLPLFFTLLTITTIKLVVITAVTAPQNSAAAEPFVGVCIGTQVSNILSPADLVEFLKSQQITHIRLYEPDTNILSALNGSGIHVLLGIPNNQLLALGSSPATAAAWVSRHVLPFHPSTPISAIAVGDDVPFTFPSSLPLLLPALLSLHSSLSNLSIPISTPLSFSSIIDPFPPSQAFFNQSLVSGFILPLLRFLSSTSSPLMLNLYPYYVLTRARGVIPLDNALFRPLPPSREEVDPNTLLHYTNVLDAMLDAAYFSMRNLNFTNIPILITETGWPSFGDRHQEPFASKDNADTYNSNMIKHVLDRSGTPLHPEMTSSVYLYELFDEDLRPGPVSEQHWGLFYGNATPVYLLHVTGSGGLLANDTTDKTYCVAEEGADRKMLQAALDWACGPGKANCSEIQPGESCYDPNTVKAHASYAFDSYYQKEGKVAGSCYFQGVAMVTTTDPM, from the coding sequence ATGGCTCTACCACTACCACTACCACTACCACTACCACTCTTCTTTACACTTCTAACAATAACAACCATAAAACTAGTAGTAATAACAGCGGTAACCGCACCACAAAACTCGGCGGCGGCCGAGCCATTCGTGGGCGTGTGCATCGGCACGCAAGTCTCGAACATTCTCTCGCCCGCCGACCTCGTCGAGTTCTTGAAATCCCAGCAAATCACGCACATCCGTCTCTACGAACCAGACACAAACATCTTATCGGCACTCAACGGCTCCGGCATCCACGTCCTTCTCGGCATCCCCAACAACCAGCTCCTCGCCCTCGGCTCCTCTCCGGCCACCGCCGCTGCCTGGGTCTCCCGCCACGTCCTCCCTTTCCATCCTTCCACTCCGATCTCCGCCATCGCTGTTGGCGACGACGTTCCTTTCACCTTTCCCTCTTCTCTTCCCCTTCTTCTCCCTGCTCTTCTCTCCCTCCACTCTTCTCTTTCCAATCTCTCCATCCCTATCTCTActcctctctctttctcctcCATCATCGACCCCTTTCCCCCTTCCCAAGCTTTCTTCAACCAATCCTTGGTCTCTGGTTTCATCCTCCCTCTCCTTCGCTTCCTCTCCTCCACTTCTTCTCCTCTTATGCTCAATCTCTATCCTTACTACGTCCTCACCCGCGCCCGCGGTGTTATTCCTCTTGACAACGCGCTCTTTCGCCCTCTCCCTCCTTCCCGTGAGGAGGTCGACCCCAACACCCTGCTCCACTACACTAACGTCCTTGATGCTATGCTTGACGCCGCCTACTTCTCTATGCGCAATCTCAACTTCACCAACATTCCTATTCTCATCACCGAGACCGGCTGGCCTTCTTTCGGCGATCGCCACCAAGAACCATTCGCATCCAAGGACAATGCCGATACGTACAACTCCAATATGATTAAGCACGTCCTTGATCGCTCCGGCACGCCGTTGCATCCCGAGATGACGTCAAGTGTCTACCTTTATGAGTTGTTCGACGAGGACTTACGGCCGGGACCGGTGTCGGAGCAGCACTGGGGTTTGTTCTACGGGAATGCCACGCCGGTGTATTTGCTTCATGTGACGGGGAGTGGGGGGCTGCTGGCCAACGACACGACGGACAAGACTTACTGCGTGGCGGAGGAGGGAGCTGACCGGAAGATGCTGCAGGCGGCGCTGGATTGGGCGTGCGGGCCGGGGAAGGCGAATTGCAGTGAGATTCAGCCTGGAGAATCGTGCTATGATCCGAACACTGTAAAGGCGCATGCTTCCTATGCGTTTGATAGCTATTACCAGAAGGAAGGCAAGGTGGCTGGCTCTTGTTACTTCCAGGGAGTGGCCATGGTCACCACCACTGATCCCA
- the LOC120277235 gene encoding LOW QUALITY PROTEIN: 5'-adenylylsulfate reductase 3, chloroplastic-like (The sequence of the model RefSeq protein was modified relative to this genomic sequence to represent the inferred CDS: deleted 1 base in 1 codon): MASAAAISHHAIAPRELFMSSERPVDRSSVGVSTVNLPPRRRLVARPGYAVEPIWRGDSVVVSAARASASDVVIEEKRVGEEVVVDYEKVAVELVDASPLEIMDKALEMFGNEIAIAFSGAEDVALIEYAHLTGRPFRVFSLDTGRLNPETYRLFDAVEKHYDIHIEYMFPDAVEVQTLVRSKGLFSFYEDGHQECCSIRKVRPLRRALKGLRAWITGQRRDQSPGTRAHIPIVQVDPSFEGLDGGAGSLIKWNPVANVEGKDIWNFLRAMNVPVNALHSQGYVSIGCEPCTRPVLPGQHEREGRWWWEDAKAKECGLHKGNIKDGDSNKVGVNGNINDAATSVNSIPDIFDTQHIINLSRPGIENLLKLENRQEPWLVVLYAPWCPFCQGMEASYVELAEKLSGAGVKVAKFRADEDQKSFAQQELQLGSFPTILFFPKHASRPIKYPSEKRDVDSLLAFISTLR, encoded by the exons ATGGCTTCCGCTGCTGCGATCTCTCACCATGCCATCGCTCCCCGCGAGCTCTTCATGAGCTCTGAAAGGCCGGTGGACCGATCCTCCGTCGGTGTTTCCACTGTGAACCTCCCGCCAAGGAGGCGACTAGTTGCGAGGCCGGGTTACGCTGTGGAGCCGATTTGGAGAGGTGATTCGGTTGTAGTTTCTGCGGCGCGAGCTTCGGCTTCGGATGTTGTCATTGAGGAGAAGAGGGTGGGAGAAGAGGTGGTGGTTGATTATGAGAAGGTGGCGGTGGAGTTGGTGGATGCGTCGCCGTTGGAGATCATGGATAAGGCGCTGGAGATGTTTGGAAATGAAATCGCCATTGCCTTCAG CGGGGCAGAGGATGTTGCTCTGATAGAATATGCCCATTTAACTGGGCGACCTTTCAGAGTGTTCAGTCTTGATACTGGGAGATTGAACCCAGAGACATACAGATTATTTGATGCTGTGGAGAAGCACTATGATATACATATTGAGTACATGTTCCCGGATGCAGTTGAAGTGCAGACTCTAGTGCGCAGCAAGGGATTGTTCTCGTTCTATGAGGATGGGCATCAAGAGTGCTGCAGTATAAGAAAGGTGAGACCACTGAGAAGGGCACTTAAAGGCCTCAGGGCTTGGATTACTGGACAGAGGAGGGATCAATCACCTGGCACAAGAGCTCATATCCCTATTGTTCAG GTGGATCCTTCTTTTGAAGGATTGGATGGTGGAGCTGGTAGCCTGATAAAGTGGAACCCAGTGGCCAATGTGGAAGGCAAAGATATCTGGAATTTTCTTAGGGCCATGAATGTTCCCGTGAACGCACTACATTCACAG GGGTACGTGTCCATTGGATGTGAGCCCTGCACCAGACCAGTCTTACCCGGGCAGCATGAGAGGGAAGGAAGGTGGTGGTGGGAGGATGCAAAAGCCAAGGAATGCGGCCTCCACAAGGGCAACATCAAGGATGGTGACTCAAACAAAGTCGGTGTCAATGGCAACATAAATGATGCTGCCACTTCTGTCAATAGCATACCGGATATCTTTGATACCCAACATATCATTAACCTCAGCAGGCCTGGAATAGAGAACTTGCTCAAACTAGAAAACCGGCAAGAACCTTGGCTTGTTGTCCTTTATGCTCCTTGGTGCCCGTTTTGCCAG GGAATGGAGGCTTCATATGTCGAGTTAGCTGAGAAGCTTTCCGGCGCAGGGGTCAAAGTAGCAAAGTTTAGAGCAGACGAAGACCAG AAGTCATTTGCCCAGCAAGAACTGCAGCTAGGCAGCTTCCCTACAATTCTCTTCTTTCCAAAGCATGCATCCAGGCCCATCAAGTATCCCTCGGAAAAGAGGGATGTTGATTCTCTGTTAGCTTTCATCAGCACTCTAAGGTGA
- the LOC120278219 gene encoding LOW QUALITY PROTEIN: SH3 domain-containing protein 3-like (The sequence of the model RefSeq protein was modified relative to this genomic sequence to represent the inferred CDS: deleted 1 base in 1 codon): MDALRRQASKFKDQVAKQQQAVIKQLGGTGYESSNVMVIDEVELQRHQQLEKLYRSTRAGRDFQKDIVRAAEGFSSIQQKHIETCTKLSEDCYKYGTDNNVSDGSLAKEASLYGGALLNIEKEHEEFNKVLSSQVIEPLKAMAIGAPLEDARHLAQRYSRMRQEAETLAAEVSRRQARSREAPIMENTAKLQSSESKMQEHKANMAVLGKEAAAALAAVESQQQRLTSQRLLALLEAEKSFHLRVAAIIDDVEAEMISEKQRKESVPPSAPFAVPLAQPHKNSEKALYFLAEAMHPFTGASEKELSLQSGDYVVVRQVNPNGWSEGECRGKAGWFPTAYVEQRQNIPPNKVFPQMV, translated from the exons atgGATGCGCTGAGAAGGCAAGCAAGCAAGTTCAAAGATCAAGTAGCAAAGCAGCAGCAA GCGGTTATAAAGCAGCTTGGAGGAACTGGTTATGAGAGCTCTAATGTGATGGTTATTGATGAAGTTGAATTGCAGAGGCATCAACAGCTAGAGAAGTTATATAGGTCTACTCGTGCTGGGAGG GATTTTCAGAAGGATATAGTTCGTGCTGCTGAAGGGTTTTCTTCCATCCAACAGAAACACATTGAAACAT GTACAAAACTATCTGAGGATTGTTATAAATATGGAACTGACAACAATGTTAGTGATGGGAGTCTGGCCAAAGAAGCATCTTTATATGGGGGTGCATTGTTGAATATagaaaaagaacatgaagaGTTCAATAAGGTTCTCTCTTCACAG GTTATAGAACCATTAAAAGCAATGGCCATTGGTGCCCCATTGGAGGATGCTCGCCATCTTGCTCAGCGCTATAGTCGGATGAGACAAGAGGCTGAGACACTG GCAGCAGAAGTTTCAAGAAGACAAGCTCGAAGTAGAGAGGCTCCCATAATGGAGAATACTGCAAAGCTTCAGTCTTCGGAATCCAAAATGCAAGAACACAAAGCAAACATGGCAGTCCTAGGAAAAGAAGCAGCTGCTGCATTAGCTGCAGTTGAATCGCAGCAACAAAGGCTAACTTCCCAACGCCTATTAGCCTTG CTCGAAGCTGAAAAATCATTCCATCTAAGAGTAGCTGCTATAATAGATGATGTTGAAGCTGAG ATGATTtcggaaaaacaaagaaaagaatctGTTCCTCCATCAGCTCCTTTTGCTGTTCCACTAGCTCAACCGCATAAAAATTCTGAGAAGGCCTTGTATTTTCTTGCCGAG GCAATGCATCCATTTACAGGTGCTTCTGAAAAGGAACTGAGCTTG CAGTCGGGTGACTATGTTGTCGTTCGACAG GTGAACCCAAATGGCTGGTCTGAAGGAGAATGCAGGGGCAAGGCTGGATGGTTCCCAACTGCATATGTGGAGCAGCGACAAAATATTCCCCCCAATAAGGTCTTTCCTCAAATGGTCTAG
- the LOC120276682 gene encoding LOW QUALITY PROTEIN: 30S ribosomal protein S5, chloroplastic (The sequence of the model RefSeq protein was modified relative to this genomic sequence to represent the inferred CDS: deleted 1 base in 1 codon) — translation MASTASIAALSSFSSLSLGRSLPLKPRVLQSSTLVPLFGSSKLFSLSHPIRAGNDKDIDTSFFDNFDPNADVPFDPPTPPEGYVPPPSFDELPPETEEDITTAYEEIYGPAYSGVSVLGNDVYVMDAHLKKSSGGFLGRRKKEKPNDGFEERVVQVRRVTKVVKGGKKLSFRAIVVVGDKNGQVGIGVGKAKEVVDAIAKSATNARRNIVTVPMTKYSTFPHRSDGDYGAAKVMLRPASPGTGVIAGGAVRIVLEMAGVANALGKQLRSKNALNNARATVVAIQKMRQFRDVARERGIPMEELWK, via the exons ATGGCGTCCACTGCGTCCATCGCTGCTCTCAGCTCCTTCTCCTCCCTTTCTCTCGGCCGCTCCCTTCCTCTCAAACCGAGGGTTCTCCAGAGCTCTACTCTTGTCCCCCTGTTCGGTTCCTCCAAGCTGTTCTCCCTCTCTCATCCCATCAGAGCGGGGAACGACAAGGACATCGACACCAGCTTCTTCGACAACTTCGATCCCAATGCTGACGTTCCTTTTGATCCTCCGACACCTCCGGAGGGATATGTCCCACCGCCCTCCTTCGACGAGCTTCCCCCAGAGACCGAGGAGGATATCACCACCGCCTATGAGGAGATCTACGGACCAGCGTACAGCGGCGTCAGTGTCCTTGGAAACGACGTCTACGTCATGGACGCGCACCTGAAGAAGTCCTCCGGTGGATTCCTCGGCCGGCGCAAGAAGGAGAAGCCGAATGATGGGTTCGAGGAGAGGGTCGTGCAGGTTCGGCGGGTCACCAAGGTCGTCAAGGGT GGGAAAAAGCTCTCTTTTAGGGCTATCGTCGTTGTTGGGGATAAGAATGGGCAGGTTGGGATTGGGGTCGGGAAAGCCAAGGAGGTCGTGGACGCCATTGCTAAGTCGGCGACCAATGCCCGGAGAAACATCGTCACCGTCCCGATGACCAAGTACTCCACTTTCCCCCACAG GTCTGATGGAGACTATGGAGCGGCAAAAGTTATGTTAAGACCCGCTTCACCTGGTACTGGTGTGATTGCTGGTGGAGCAGTAAGGATTGTGTTGGAAATGGCTGGTGTAGCAAATGCCCTAGGGAAACAGCTACGGAGCAAGAACGCTCTTAACAATGCCAGAGCTACGGTTGTCGCCATACAAAAGATGCGGCAGTTCCGTGATGTTGCACGTGAGCGAGGGATTCCAATGGAAGAATTGTGGAAATGA
- the LOC120277868 gene encoding mitotic checkpoint serine/threonine-protein kinase BUB1 isoform X1: MLEVKSICQACSLLYEAYGIFLISKGRLVEAHDVYQLGVSRHAQPLDRLKRTHTLFLNHISEIVSSAGPDPKIDTGTHSGVEHSHVNPWSSSTIDDLLKRMDSDFKKYDGCYRSNKGYSGKVSLSSLKNSSRNKIIDLGGCTYQIKGCSGLGGFAQVYKAYVGSNPDDVVALKVQKPAFPWEFYMYRQLDKRITDVEKIIFLQRSSFGFAHKVHIYSDWSVLVCNYLSHGTLQDAINSYVVMHKVMEEVLCIYYTIEMLRMLEALHSVGIIHGDFKPDNLLVRYARDDLTDDGFSSRTGSWRDQGLCLVDWGRGIDLSLFPAGTEFNGDCRTSCFRCVEMQENRLWTYQVDTYGLCVVVHMMLHGSYMSIEKKSTPDGSYYYQPKTAFKRYWNVDLWKPLFSKLLNIKSNESDVPLLQSLRSSFEDYMCRNPQLINKLKHLLLKQKASLCSA, encoded by the exons ATGCTGGAGGTGAAAAGCATCTGCCAGGCTTGCTCATTGCTATATGAGGCATATGGGATTTTTCTCATTTCAAAAGGGAGGCTTGTTGAGGCTCATGATGTTTATCAGCTCGGTGTTTCCAG ACATGCGCAGCCACTGGACAGGCTGAAGAGGACGCACACCTTGTTCCTGAATCACATTTCTGAAATCGTTTCCAGTGCTGGTCCTGACCCCAAG ATAGACACAGGAACACATTCAGGAGTGGAACATAGTCATGTGAATCCTTGGTCAAGCTCTACCATAGATGATTTGCTGAAAAGGATGGATTCTGACTTCAAAAAATACGAT GGCTGTTATAGGAGCAACAAGGGTTATTCTGGAAAAGTATCTCTGTCTTCATTGaaaaattcctcaagaaataagATCATCGACCTAG GTGGCTGTACGTACCAGATCAAAGGCTGCTCGGGCCTTGGTGGGTTTGCTCAAGTATACAAGGCTTATGTTGGCAGTAATCCAGATGATGTTGTTGCACTTAAG GTTCAAAAGCCTGCTTTTCCTTGGGAATTTTACATGTATCGTCAACTGGACAAACGCATCACAGATGTGGAG AAAATTATATTCCTTCAGAGGTCAAGTTTTGGTTTTGCTCATAAAGTTCATATCTACTCCGACTGGAGTGTACTAGTGTGCAACTATTTGTCTCATGGAACCCTGCAG GATGCTATAAATTCTTATGTTGTAATGCACAAAGTAATGGAAGAAGTACTCTGCATTTATTACACTATAGAGATGCTGCGCATGTTAGAAGCTCTGCATAGTGTTGGCATCATTCATGGTGATTTCAAGCCCGATAACCTGCTTGTTCGTTATGCTAG GGATGATTTGACGGATGATGGCTTTAGTAGCAGAACTGGATCTTGGCGTGATCAG GGACTTTGTCTAGTGGACTGGGGAAGGGGAATAGACCTAAGCCTCTTTCCTGCTGGTACAGAATTTAATGGGGACTGCCGAACATCTTGTTTTCGTTGTGTGGAGATGCAAGAAAATCGATTGTGGACTTACCAG GTTGACACATATGGTCTTTGTGTTGTTGTGCATATGATGCTCCATGGGTCATATATGAGTATTGAAAAGAAGTCAACTCCAGATGGAAGTTATTATTACCAACCCAAGACAGCTTTTAAGAG GTACTGGAATGTTGATCTATGGAAGCCTTTGTTCTCTAAATTGCTCAACATAAAATCTAATGAAAGTGATGTACCACTTCTGCAAAGTCTGCGATCATCGTTTGAGGACTATATGTGCAGAAATCCTCAgctgataaataaattaaagcatTTACTATTGAAGCAGAAGGCTTCCTTGTGTTCAGCTTAG
- the LOC120277868 gene encoding mitotic checkpoint serine/threonine-protein kinase BUB1 isoform X2: MLEVKSICQACSLLYEAYGIFLISKGRLVEAHDVYQLGVSRHAQPLDRLKRTHTLFLNHISEIVSSAGPDPKIDTGTHSGVEHSHVNPWSSSTIDDLLKRMDSDFKKYDGCYRSNKGYSGKVSLSSLKNSSRNKIIDLGGCTYQIKGCSGLGGFAQVYKAYVGSNPDDVVALKVQKPAFPWEFYMYRQLDKRITDVERSSFGFAHKVHIYSDWSVLVCNYLSHGTLQDAINSYVVMHKVMEEVLCIYYTIEMLRMLEALHSVGIIHGDFKPDNLLVRYARDDLTDDGFSSRTGSWRDQGLCLVDWGRGIDLSLFPAGTEFNGDCRTSCFRCVEMQENRLWTYQVDTYGLCVVVHMMLHGSYMSIEKKSTPDGSYYYQPKTAFKRYWNVDLWKPLFSKLLNIKSNESDVPLLQSLRSSFEDYMCRNPQLINKLKHLLLKQKASLCSA, from the exons ATGCTGGAGGTGAAAAGCATCTGCCAGGCTTGCTCATTGCTATATGAGGCATATGGGATTTTTCTCATTTCAAAAGGGAGGCTTGTTGAGGCTCATGATGTTTATCAGCTCGGTGTTTCCAG ACATGCGCAGCCACTGGACAGGCTGAAGAGGACGCACACCTTGTTCCTGAATCACATTTCTGAAATCGTTTCCAGTGCTGGTCCTGACCCCAAG ATAGACACAGGAACACATTCAGGAGTGGAACATAGTCATGTGAATCCTTGGTCAAGCTCTACCATAGATGATTTGCTGAAAAGGATGGATTCTGACTTCAAAAAATACGAT GGCTGTTATAGGAGCAACAAGGGTTATTCTGGAAAAGTATCTCTGTCTTCATTGaaaaattcctcaagaaataagATCATCGACCTAG GTGGCTGTACGTACCAGATCAAAGGCTGCTCGGGCCTTGGTGGGTTTGCTCAAGTATACAAGGCTTATGTTGGCAGTAATCCAGATGATGTTGTTGCACTTAAG GTTCAAAAGCCTGCTTTTCCTTGGGAATTTTACATGTATCGTCAACTGGACAAACGCATCACAGATGTGGAG AGGTCAAGTTTTGGTTTTGCTCATAAAGTTCATATCTACTCCGACTGGAGTGTACTAGTGTGCAACTATTTGTCTCATGGAACCCTGCAG GATGCTATAAATTCTTATGTTGTAATGCACAAAGTAATGGAAGAAGTACTCTGCATTTATTACACTATAGAGATGCTGCGCATGTTAGAAGCTCTGCATAGTGTTGGCATCATTCATGGTGATTTCAAGCCCGATAACCTGCTTGTTCGTTATGCTAG GGATGATTTGACGGATGATGGCTTTAGTAGCAGAACTGGATCTTGGCGTGATCAG GGACTTTGTCTAGTGGACTGGGGAAGGGGAATAGACCTAAGCCTCTTTCCTGCTGGTACAGAATTTAATGGGGACTGCCGAACATCTTGTTTTCGTTGTGTGGAGATGCAAGAAAATCGATTGTGGACTTACCAG GTTGACACATATGGTCTTTGTGTTGTTGTGCATATGATGCTCCATGGGTCATATATGAGTATTGAAAAGAAGTCAACTCCAGATGGAAGTTATTATTACCAACCCAAGACAGCTTTTAAGAG GTACTGGAATGTTGATCTATGGAAGCCTTTGTTCTCTAAATTGCTCAACATAAAATCTAATGAAAGTGATGTACCACTTCTGCAAAGTCTGCGATCATCGTTTGAGGACTATATGTGCAGAAATCCTCAgctgataaataaattaaagcatTTACTATTGAAGCAGAAGGCTTCCTTGTGTTCAGCTTAG